In a genomic window of Roseiflexus castenholzii DSM 13941:
- a CDS encoding PAS domain S-box protein, protein MTHVRQRISASEPRHTPEPLHAHIHLLEAIGQPLVITDLSGVIVYWNAAAEAAFGWRWEEVCGRSVMDMSDSERWRRKVTRALDSVAREGWWYGETVVQRRDDTKAPVLVQARRWFRSESEATFIVLLVTDLSSQKRIEERLRRRVAVQRQQTIDLQQRLRRQLTDVRLANHMLSKEIAERISVEQKLRFQAMLLDAVSQAVIATNLTSAITYWSRSAERIFGWSEADMIGRHVFDLVAEPKDNAQIAEMRATVAAGHPWEGEFTLTRRDGTMFPAFVTVAAIYDEQQRRSGSIGVISDITDRKRDREALANANARLQAMNADLQLSRDLLYTIVDNLDDALALIDNNGIIQTTNRQFARLFARPPDTLPGASCDTICPEIAPIVARTLASGLKASGRVQLRRASGAMAILDIHSIPLSDANEARRVVLRLVDVTEHLQLEAIMRQNERLAASSRLAAIVAHEINTPLQSIQNYLYLLRAHGAAQSGEFLDLVSDEICRVSGLLRRLLDLHRPGDGAIELIDCNALIERVLLLLGGTLAGSGIRVERSLTTPLPPVSGGRDALTQVLLNLLINAIDAMPCGGTLRIATRHSLETIDQSPVACVQIMVEDTGPGIMPDLQERIFDPFFTTKPHGSGLGLTVSRQIVEQHGGMLRLQSGSGGGATFIVTLPAADRW, encoded by the coding sequence ATGACACACGTGCGTCAACGGATCTCCGCGTCTGAACCGCGTCACACGCCTGAACCACTCCATGCGCACATCCATTTGCTCGAGGCGATCGGTCAACCGCTGGTCATTACCGATCTGTCGGGCGTCATCGTGTACTGGAACGCGGCTGCGGAGGCCGCCTTTGGTTGGCGGTGGGAAGAGGTGTGTGGTCGTTCGGTGATGGACATGTCGGACAGTGAACGATGGCGGCGCAAAGTAACTCGCGCGCTCGACAGCGTAGCGCGGGAGGGTTGGTGGTATGGTGAGACGGTTGTTCAGCGTCGTGATGACACCAAGGCGCCGGTCCTCGTTCAGGCGCGTCGTTGGTTCCGCAGCGAGAGCGAAGCGACGTTCATTGTTCTTCTTGTGACCGATCTCAGTTCTCAAAAGCGCATTGAAGAACGGTTGCGTCGCCGTGTGGCAGTCCAGCGTCAGCAGACTATCGACCTCCAGCAACGTCTGAGACGGCAACTGACCGATGTGCGCCTGGCAAACCACATGTTGAGTAAAGAAATTGCCGAGCGTATCAGCGTTGAACAGAAACTACGCTTTCAGGCAATGCTGCTCGATGCGGTCAGTCAGGCAGTGATTGCAACGAATCTGACAAGTGCGATTACGTACTGGAGCCGCTCGGCTGAGCGTATCTTCGGGTGGAGTGAAGCCGACATGATCGGTCGTCACGTCTTCGACCTGGTAGCGGAGCCAAAGGATAACGCGCAGATCGCAGAAATGCGCGCAACTGTCGCTGCCGGTCACCCATGGGAGGGCGAGTTTACCCTGACGCGGCGCGATGGAACGATGTTTCCTGCGTTCGTGACCGTGGCGGCGATCTATGATGAGCAGCAGCGTCGGAGCGGATCGATCGGCGTGATCAGTGATATCACCGATCGTAAACGTGATCGTGAAGCGCTGGCGAACGCCAATGCGCGTCTTCAGGCGATGAATGCCGATCTTCAGTTGAGCCGCGATCTTTTGTACACGATTGTAGATAATCTCGACGATGCGCTGGCATTGATCGATAACAACGGTATCATTCAGACAACCAATCGCCAATTTGCACGCCTCTTTGCCCGCCCACCCGACACGCTTCCTGGCGCCTCGTGCGATACGATCTGTCCTGAGATTGCGCCAATCGTCGCGCGTACCCTTGCCAGCGGTCTCAAGGCATCGGGACGGGTGCAGCTGCGCCGTGCCTCAGGCGCCATGGCGATTCTCGACATTCACAGTATTCCCCTGAGCGATGCCAACGAGGCGCGACGCGTGGTGTTGCGCCTGGTGGATGTCACCGAACATCTGCAACTTGAGGCGATTATGCGCCAGAATGAGCGCCTGGCGGCGAGCAGTCGCCTGGCGGCGATTGTCGCGCACGAGATTAACACCCCGTTGCAGTCGATCCAAAACTATCTGTACCTGTTACGCGCACACGGCGCTGCGCAATCGGGGGAGTTTCTCGATCTGGTCAGCGATGAGATCTGTCGAGTTTCGGGGTTGCTACGGCGTCTGCTCGATCTCCATCGTCCCGGCGATGGAGCGATTGAACTGATCGACTGTAATGCGCTGATCGAGCGGGTATTGTTGTTGCTCGGCGGCACACTGGCGGGCAGCGGCATCCGGGTGGAGCGATCCCTGACAACACCTCTTCCACCAGTGTCGGGAGGGCGCGACGCCCTGACCCAGGTGTTGCTCAATCTGCTGATCAACGCGATTGATGCCATGCCGTGCGGCGGAACATTGCGGATCGCAACGCGCCATTCACTTGAAACTATCGATCAGTCGCCCGTTGCGTGCGTGCAAATAATGGTCGAAGATACCGGACCAGGTATTATGCCCGATCTGCAAGAACGGATTTTTGATCCGTTCTTTACCACAAAGCCGCATGGATCAGGGTTAGGGTTGACGGTTAGTCGGCAAATCGTCGAACAGCAC
- a CDS encoding SDR family NAD(P)-dependent oxidoreductase: MHIAGSSALITGGASGLGAGVARHLAALGATVTIVDVNREAGMALAAELDEQVRFIAADVADAEQMRAAVEATASDGNLRALVCCAGIATAERTLGKEGPLPLERFTRVIAVNLIGTFNAIRLAATVMAGNTPNDDGERGVIVCTASIAAFEGQIGQAAYSASKAGVVGMTLPLARELARHGIRVVSIAPGTFDTPMLAGLPEAAIMALAQQVPFPSRLGRPSEFATLVQHIIENPMLNGTTIRLDGALRMGPR, from the coding sequence ATGCACATTGCGGGAAGCAGCGCCCTGATCACCGGCGGAGCGTCGGGGTTGGGCGCAGGTGTGGCGCGCCATCTGGCAGCGCTTGGCGCGACGGTCACGATCGTGGATGTTAACCGCGAGGCAGGCATGGCATTGGCAGCGGAACTTGACGAACAGGTGCGCTTTATTGCTGCCGATGTCGCCGACGCCGAACAGATGCGGGCGGCGGTCGAGGCAACCGCAAGCGATGGCAACCTGCGCGCGTTGGTCTGTTGCGCAGGCATCGCCACGGCGGAACGCACGCTGGGCAAGGAAGGACCGTTGCCACTCGAACGGTTTACGCGCGTGATTGCGGTCAATCTGATTGGCACATTCAATGCCATCCGGTTGGCTGCGACGGTTATGGCAGGCAACACGCCCAACGACGACGGCGAGCGCGGCGTGATTGTCTGCACTGCTTCGATTGCCGCGTTCGAGGGGCAGATCGGGCAGGCGGCATATAGCGCCTCGAAAGCCGGTGTGGTCGGTATGACGCTGCCGCTGGCGCGCGAACTGGCACGACACGGAATTCGGGTCGTCAGCATCGCGCCCGGAACCTTTGATACACCGATGCTGGCAGGGCTGCCGGAGGCGGCGATCATGGCGCTGGCGCAGCAGGTTCCGTTTCCATCGCGTTTGGGCAGACCGTCCGAGTTTGCCACGCTGGTGCAGCACATTATCGAGAACCCGATGCTCAATGGCACAACAATCCGCCTCGACGGCGCGCTGCGCATGGGTCCGCGATAA
- a CDS encoding enoyl-CoA hydratase/isomerase family protein, translated as MTDDNILVAVEGPLTIITINRERVRNALNQATIAEIQTALRAFEADLSQRVAIITGAGDRAFAAGADITEIRVLPGADAARRFSEAAHDLGLFMHQMAKPIIAAINGYALGGGLELAMSCDVRIAAETAMFGQPEINLGIIPGWGGTQRLPRLIGPSAARLLCMTGDMITAAEALRLGLVERVVPAASLMDEARTLAMKIASKAPLAIAAIKQAVNRGLDMPLAEGCMYEAALFGAIAATDDAKEGTSAFLEKRQPTWKGQ; from the coding sequence ATGACCGACGACAATATCCTTGTGGCTGTCGAAGGTCCGCTGACGATCATCACAATCAACCGTGAACGTGTGCGCAACGCGCTCAATCAGGCGACCATCGCCGAAATCCAGACGGCGTTGCGCGCGTTTGAAGCCGACTTATCGCAGCGTGTTGCAATCATCACCGGCGCCGGCGATCGCGCGTTCGCTGCCGGCGCCGACATTACCGAAATCCGGGTGTTGCCGGGCGCCGATGCCGCGCGACGGTTCAGCGAAGCCGCTCACGATCTCGGGCTGTTTATGCACCAGATGGCCAAACCGATCATTGCAGCAATCAACGGGTACGCGCTTGGCGGCGGGCTGGAATTGGCGATGAGTTGCGATGTGCGCATTGCCGCCGAAACTGCTATGTTCGGTCAACCAGAGATCAATCTTGGCATCATCCCCGGTTGGGGCGGCACGCAGCGCCTGCCGCGCCTGATTGGTCCATCGGCGGCGCGCCTGCTCTGCATGACCGGAGATATGATCACGGCGGCAGAGGCGCTGCGCCTCGGTCTGGTCGAGCGTGTCGTTCCGGCGGCATCATTAATGGACGAGGCGCGTACACTGGCAATGAAGATCGCCTCAAAAGCGCCGCTGGCGATTGCAGCCATTAAGCAGGCAGTCAATCGCGGGTTGGACATGCCGCTGGCGGAAGGATGCATGTACGAAGCGGCGCTCTTCGGTGCGATTGCAGCAACCGACGACGCAAAAGAAGGAACGTCGGCGTTTCTCGAAAAGCGCCAGCCCACGTGGAAAGGACAATAG
- a CDS encoding MFS transporter produces MSIEMARSTGVAAIDDRREQVGWYFYDWANSAFSTTVVTVFLGPYLTAVTRRAADADGFVYPLGIPVAAGAFFPYMVSLSVLLQVLFLPILGAIADYTHLKKHLLGVFAYVGAIATMLLYFLDGGNYLFGGMLFLIANLSFGASIVFYNAFLPEIASPDRRDAVSSQGWALGYLGGGLLLVANLLLFQNAESFGVSSDHAVRISITSAGMWWAIFTIIPLLALRRRDPIKRIPPGEHYVTIGFKQLWDTLRKARHYPQTLLSLGAYLLYNDGIQTVIALASQFGAEELRLEQSTLISAILMVQFVAFIGALAFGRIAGWLGATRAILVSLVIWTSVIVAAYGWVQPDSPTQFYILAAAIAIVLGGSQAISRSLFSQMIPPGQESEYFSLYEVSERGTSWLGPLVFGLALQFTGSYRVAILLLLIFFIAGIALLLRVDARRAILEAGNVPPAKV; encoded by the coding sequence ATGAGCATCGAGATGGCCCGCAGCACCGGCGTCGCTGCCATCGATGATCGCCGGGAACAGGTTGGCTGGTATTTCTACGATTGGGCAAATTCCGCCTTTTCTACCACTGTTGTGACCGTTTTCCTCGGTCCGTACCTGACCGCAGTGACCCGACGCGCCGCCGACGCCGATGGGTTTGTCTACCCGCTGGGTATTCCGGTCGCCGCCGGCGCATTCTTTCCCTACATGGTTTCTCTTTCAGTCCTGCTCCAGGTGCTTTTTCTACCGATCCTCGGCGCAATTGCGGACTATACCCATCTGAAGAAGCATCTCTTGGGCGTGTTCGCCTATGTGGGCGCCATTGCGACAATGCTGCTCTATTTTCTCGATGGCGGCAATTACCTTTTCGGCGGGATGCTCTTTCTCATCGCCAACCTGAGTTTTGGCGCGTCAATCGTGTTCTACAACGCTTTCCTGCCGGAAATTGCCAGCCCCGACCGGCGCGATGCCGTATCGTCGCAGGGATGGGCGCTCGGCTACCTTGGCGGTGGCTTGCTGCTCGTCGCCAATCTACTGCTCTTTCAAAACGCTGAGTCGTTCGGCGTTTCTTCCGATCACGCGGTACGCATCAGTATCACATCGGCCGGCATGTGGTGGGCAATCTTTACCATCATTCCGCTGCTGGCGCTGCGTCGGCGCGATCCGATCAAACGGATTCCGCCAGGCGAGCATTATGTTACGATTGGGTTCAAGCAGTTGTGGGACACACTGCGCAAGGCGCGCCATTATCCGCAGACGCTGCTGTCCCTCGGCGCCTATCTGCTTTACAATGATGGCATTCAGACGGTGATTGCCCTGGCGTCGCAGTTTGGCGCCGAAGAATTACGATTGGAACAATCCACGCTGATTTCCGCCATCCTGATGGTGCAGTTTGTCGCCTTCATTGGCGCCCTCGCCTTTGGACGCATCGCCGGGTGGCTTGGCGCCACTCGCGCCATCCTGGTGAGCCTGGTAATCTGGACGAGTGTGATCGTTGCGGCGTATGGCTGGGTGCAACCAGACAGCCCGACACAGTTCTACATCCTGGCGGCTGCGATTGCAATTGTGCTGGGCGGCAGTCAGGCAATCAGTCGATCACTCTTTTCGCAGATGATCCCGCCAGGGCAGGAGTCGGAGTATTTCAGTCTGTACGAAGTCAGCGAACGTGGCACCAGCTGGCTTGGACCGCTCGTTTTTGGATTGGCGCTCCAGTTCACCGGCAGCTACCGCGTGGCGATCCTGCTGCTGCTCATCTTCTTCATCGCCGGTATTGCGCTGCTGCTACGCGTTGATGCACGCCGCGCCATTCTCGAAGCCGGCAACGTACCGCCCGCCAAAGTTTGA
- a CDS encoding acyl-CoA dehydrogenase family protein produces MDFTANYDMFLTEEHQILRRTVREFAEKEVAPFIREWDRSGAAMEGPETRPHIRPILKRMGELGLLGICLPARLGGAGMDYLALAVVCEELERVDSFLRVVMSVHTGLNSLTLFQWGTEEQQRKYLIPQAKGEKIAAYCLTEPNSGTDAGAMLATARRDGDSYILNGEKTWISLADIADNFLVFAKTDPSKGNRGISCFIVERTMPGFSSLPIHGKLGVRAGNTGSVILEDVRVPVANRLGEEGEGFKIAMTALDNGRYTVAAGATGLIQASLEASIRYAQERQTFGVPIAEHQLVKRMISHMVRKLDTSRLLVYRAGWMKNQGRRNTRETTLAKWHATVSSFEAADDAIQIHGAYGYSDEYPVERYLRNARGAIIYEGTRELQELLQADFALGFRENKPLRRELPAYDPDAWA; encoded by the coding sequence ATGGATTTCACCGCTAACTACGACATGTTCCTGACCGAGGAACACCAGATTCTGCGCCGCACCGTGCGCGAATTCGCCGAGAAGGAAGTCGCTCCCTTCATCCGTGAATGGGATCGCAGCGGCGCAGCGATGGAAGGACCGGAGACCCGCCCCCACATCCGCCCCATTCTGAAGCGCATGGGCGAATTGGGGCTGCTCGGCATCTGCCTGCCTGCACGTCTTGGCGGCGCAGGAATGGACTACCTGGCGCTGGCGGTCGTATGCGAGGAACTAGAGCGGGTCGACAGTTTCCTGCGGGTTGTTATGAGCGTCCACACCGGTTTGAACTCGCTGACACTGTTTCAGTGGGGAACGGAAGAACAACAGCGGAAATACTTGATTCCGCAGGCGAAAGGCGAAAAAATCGCCGCCTACTGTCTGACCGAACCGAACAGCGGCACCGATGCCGGCGCCATGCTCGCCACTGCGCGACGCGACGGCGACTCCTATATCCTGAACGGCGAGAAAACCTGGATCAGCCTGGCAGACATCGCCGACAACTTTCTGGTCTTTGCCAAGACCGACCCATCGAAGGGAAATCGGGGCATTTCGTGTTTCATTGTCGAACGCACCATGCCTGGCTTCAGTAGCCTCCCGATCCACGGCAAACTCGGCGTGCGCGCCGGGAACACCGGTTCGGTCATCCTGGAAGATGTGCGCGTACCGGTCGCCAACCGACTCGGCGAAGAGGGCGAAGGTTTTAAGATCGCCATGACCGCCCTCGACAATGGGCGCTACACGGTCGCAGCCGGTGCGACCGGTCTCATTCAGGCGAGCCTGGAAGCCAGCATTCGCTACGCGCAAGAACGCCAGACCTTTGGCGTACCAATCGCCGAGCATCAACTGGTCAAACGCATGATCAGCCACATGGTGCGTAAACTCGACACCAGCCGCCTGTTGGTGTACCGTGCTGGCTGGATGAAAAACCAGGGACGCCGCAATACGCGCGAAACGACCCTCGCCAAATGGCATGCCACGGTCAGCAGTTTTGAGGCTGCCGACGATGCGATCCAGATCCACGGCGCCTATGGCTACAGCGACGAATATCCCGTCGAACGCTACCTGCGCAACGCGCGCGGCGCCATCATCTACGAAGGCACGCGCGAATTGCAGGAACTGCTTCAGGCGGATTTCGCGCTCGGCTTCCGCGAAAATAAGCCGCTGCGCCGCGAGTTGCCCGCCTACGATCCAGATGCATGGGCATGA
- a CDS encoding electron transfer flavoprotein subunit beta/FixA family protein, which yields MHIVVCMKQVPRDNSVKINADLTINADGIEQIMNLFDEYAVEEALQWNEKLGGKVTILSIGPEDWKEQIRRALAMGATDSLLLSDPAFTNLDTFGAARVAAAAIKKLGDVDLVLCGRNSTDDETGAFAPALARLLGWTQLTYVGKVVTLESGRIVAERHLEEVVETVEASLPAVVTVVKGINEPRYPSLLRIRKVAKVEIPTWSAADVGLSAADLTPRLNLVNRVPPPPRPKGEIIEGKDATEKVARLVDKLMEAQVI from the coding sequence ATGCACATCGTCGTCTGCATGAAACAGGTTCCGCGCGATAACTCGGTCAAGATCAATGCAGATCTGACCATCAACGCCGATGGGATCGAGCAGATCATGAACCTCTTCGATGAGTACGCCGTCGAAGAGGCGCTGCAATGGAACGAGAAACTGGGCGGCAAAGTCACCATTCTCTCGATTGGACCAGAAGACTGGAAAGAACAGATTCGTCGCGCGCTCGCTATGGGCGCAACCGACTCGCTGCTCTTGAGCGATCCGGCTTTCACCAACCTCGATACCTTCGGTGCTGCGCGGGTCGCCGCCGCCGCCATCAAGAAACTCGGTGACGTCGATCTGGTGCTGTGTGGGCGCAACTCGACCGATGACGAAACCGGGGCGTTCGCTCCGGCACTGGCGCGGTTGCTGGGCTGGACGCAACTGACCTACGTGGGCAAGGTGGTTACGCTCGAAAGCGGCAGGATCGTCGCCGAACGCCACCTCGAAGAAGTCGTCGAGACGGTCGAAGCCAGTTTGCCAGCAGTTGTGACGGTCGTCAAAGGTATCAATGAACCACGCTATCCATCGTTGTTGCGCATCCGCAAGGTCGCCAAAGTCGAGATTCCGACTTGGTCAGCGGCGGATGTCGGTCTCAGCGCCGCCGATCTGACCCCCAGGTTGAACCTGGTTAATCGTGTGCCACCACCGCCGCGACCCAAGGGTGAGATCATCGAAGGGAAAGATGCCACGGAAAAGGTTGCCAGACTGGTCGATAAGTTGATGGAAGCACAGGTTATCTGA
- a CDS encoding electron transfer flavoprotein subunit alpha/FixB family protein — MANEIWVVIERTAHGDMAGVSKELLGKARELADANGMKVGALILGAGIGDLAQVAFSYGADTAYVVDDGALAQYTTDGYVGTAAALAKKYQPALILTGAGFQMRDFSAALAAELDTGVAADSTNVMIENGTVSAVRSSHGGNVINTLTFAPGRTAVVSVRKQSFPEPQANPDRSGAAVTENLPGVPMRAKVVSVAPKQGAVNLSDAAIIVSGGRGLGSPENYYKLIPPLAEAVGGAYGASRAIVDAGWVPYEHQVGQTGKTVSPKLYMAIGISGAIQHLAGMRSSRTIVAINKDPDAPIFRVATYGVVGDANEIVPLLTEEIKKRTGR; from the coding sequence ATGGCGAATGAGATCTGGGTTGTCATTGAGCGAACCGCTCACGGCGATATGGCCGGGGTGTCGAAAGAATTGCTCGGCAAGGCGCGCGAACTGGCTGATGCCAACGGTATGAAGGTTGGCGCGCTGATCCTGGGCGCTGGCATCGGCGATCTTGCACAAGTCGCCTTCAGTTATGGCGCCGACACAGCCTATGTGGTTGACGACGGTGCACTGGCGCAGTACACCACCGATGGGTATGTCGGCACAGCCGCAGCACTGGCGAAGAAATATCAGCCTGCCCTGATCCTGACCGGCGCCGGTTTCCAGATGCGCGACTTCAGCGCGGCGCTGGCGGCGGAACTCGATACCGGCGTCGCCGCCGACTCGACGAATGTGATGATCGAGAACGGTACGGTAAGCGCCGTCCGCAGCTCGCATGGCGGGAATGTTATCAATACGTTGACATTCGCTCCCGGTAGAACGGCAGTCGTCTCGGTGCGCAAGCAGAGTTTCCCGGAACCGCAGGCAAACCCTGACCGCTCCGGCGCAGCGGTGACCGAAAATCTGCCCGGCGTTCCGATGCGCGCAAAGGTTGTGAGCGTTGCGCCGAAGCAGGGAGCCGTCAACCTGTCCGACGCTGCGATCATTGTGTCGGGCGGGCGCGGCCTGGGGTCGCCGGAGAACTATTACAAACTGATCCCCCCGCTCGCCGAAGCAGTTGGCGGCGCCTACGGCGCATCGCGCGCGATCGTCGATGCCGGTTGGGTGCCGTATGAGCATCAGGTTGGTCAGACCGGCAAGACGGTCAGCCCGAAACTGTATATGGCGATCGGCATCTCCGGCGCCATTCAGCACCTGGCAGGCATGCGTTCTTCGCGCACCATCGTGGCGATCAACAAAGACCCGGACGCGCCGATCTTTCGCGTTGCCACCTATGGCGTCGTCGGCGATGCCAACGAAATTGTGCCGCTGCTGACGGAGGAGATCAAGAAGCGGACGGGAAGGTAG
- a CDS encoding anti-sigma regulatory factor — MEAVVCPVRREVDVYVAMGRARDMATALEFDDIDRTRIEIAVLELTRNILAHAGSGELIIEYVTDGNRQGIAIEARDQGPGIADIALALRDGYSTAQTLGAGLPGVQRLMDDFHIESTVGVGTRVRAVKWPGKRANSGPGKVRR, encoded by the coding sequence ATGGAGGCGGTAGTCTGTCCGGTACGGCGCGAAGTCGATGTGTATGTTGCGATGGGGCGTGCGCGCGATATGGCGACAGCCCTGGAGTTCGACGATATCGACCGCACGCGCATTGAAATCGCGGTTCTGGAACTGACGCGCAATATCCTGGCACACGCTGGCAGTGGCGAACTGATCATCGAGTATGTCACCGATGGCAACCGTCAGGGAATTGCCATTGAGGCGCGCGATCAGGGACCCGGCATTGCCGACATTGCCCTGGCGCTGCGCGACGGGTACAGCACTGCGCAGACACTCGGCGCAGGGCTGCCGGGCGTTCAGCGCTTAATGGACGACTTTCACATCGAGTCGACGGTTGGGGTAGGAACGCGCGTGCGCGCGGTGAAGTGGCCT